From the Planctomycetota bacterium genome, the window AGCGCGCTGGTGGGCTCGTCGCAGACCAGGATGCTGGGCCCGTGGATCAGACTGCGGGCGATCGCCACCCGCTGCTGCTGGCCGCCCGAGAGCTTCGCCGGCCGGCTGCCCGCCCGGTTCTCCAGGCCCACCTCCTTCAGCAGGATGGCCGCGCGATCCAGCGACTCGCTGCGGGATTCCCCGCGCAGCAGCAGCGGAATCGCCACGTTCTCGATGACGCTGACCTGCGGAACCAGGTTGAACTGCTGAAAGATGAAGCCGATCTTCTCGCGTCGGAAGAGCGTCCGCTCCTGGTTGCTCATCGCGTCGGGATCGACGCCCACCAGTTCAAGCGTCCCGCTGCCACGCGAAAGGATCGCCGCGAAGATGGAGATCAGCGTGGTCTTGCCGCATCCGCTGGGGCCCACCAGCGCCACGATCTCCCCGAAGCTGGCGGTCAGGTCGATGCCGCGCAGCGCGGTGACCGCAGAGTCACCGTCGCCGTAGACCTTGCCTACGCCCCGACAGAGGATGGCCGGTGTGCCGCTCATCCCGAGAAGACCTCCTTGGGATCGAGGCGGACGACCTTCCAGATCGAGAGCCCGCTGGCGCCGAGCACGATGATGATCACGG encodes:
- a CDS encoding ABC transporter ATP-binding protein, producing MSGTPAILCRGVGKVYGDGDSAVTALRGIDLTASFGEIVALVGPSGCGKTTLISIFAAILSRGSGTLELVGVDPDAMSNQERTLFRREKIGFIFQQFNLVPQVSVIENVAIPLLLRGESRSESLDRAAILLKEVGLENRAGSRPAKLSGGQQQRVAIARSLIHGPSILVCDEPTSALDGATGQRVMELIREQGRRPDRLVILVTHDERIYHFADRIAHMDDGLITRIVNSDVELAALRAAAIQEEKHT